In the genome of Candidatus Nanopelagicales bacterium, one region contains:
- a CDS encoding acyl-CoA desaturase, protein MSAAVAPAPSAPPAAPPFTPSRPTLASRLLLATFIAVPFAGLIAAVPLAVLAGWFSWVAFATLVVFYVTGVLGITVGYHRLFTHGAFKANRPLKVTLALAGSLAVEGRIVDWVADHRRHHKHSDAAYDPHSPWEFGPGAWGLTKGVWHAHLGWLFTHEGTDVHRWAPDLLKDRDIARINRAWPWIAVASLAAPALLTGLITWSWQGILIGFLWGSLARVALVHHMTWSINSVCHVWGKRPFVTRDHSTNVAWLAPLTGGESWHNYHHADPTSARHGVLPHQWDASARLIRWFELAGWARDVRWPSAERISRRRVD, encoded by the coding sequence GTGTCCGCTGCTGTAGCTCCTGCGCCCTCCGCGCCCCCCGCTGCTCCGCCGTTCACGCCGTCGAGGCCCACCCTGGCCTCGCGACTGCTACTCGCGACCTTCATCGCTGTCCCGTTCGCCGGTCTCATCGCCGCCGTTCCGCTGGCCGTGCTGGCCGGGTGGTTCTCGTGGGTGGCATTCGCCACGCTGGTCGTGTTCTACGTGACAGGGGTCCTGGGGATCACCGTCGGCTACCACCGCCTCTTCACCCACGGGGCGTTCAAGGCGAACCGGCCACTGAAGGTGACGCTCGCACTGGCCGGGTCGCTGGCGGTCGAGGGACGCATCGTGGACTGGGTCGCCGACCACCGGCGTCACCACAAGCACTCCGACGCCGCGTACGACCCGCACTCCCCGTGGGAGTTCGGGCCGGGCGCCTGGGGACTGACCAAGGGGGTGTGGCACGCCCACCTGGGCTGGCTGTTCACCCACGAGGGCACCGACGTCCACCGATGGGCGCCGGACCTGCTCAAGGACCGCGACATCGCGCGCATCAACCGTGCCTGGCCATGGATCGCCGTGGCTTCGCTCGCGGCTCCCGCGCTGCTCACCGGGCTCATCACCTGGTCCTGGCAGGGGATCCTGATCGGCTTCCTGTGGGGCTCGCTGGCCCGCGTCGCGTTGGTGCACCACATGACCTGGTCGATCAACTCGGTGTGTCACGTGTGGGGGAAGCGCCCGTTCGTGACACGTGACCACTCCACCAACGTGGCCTGGCTCGCCCCGCTCACCGGGGGCGAGTCGTGGCACAACTACCACCACGCCGACCCCACCAGTGCCCGGCACGGTGTGCTGCCGCACCAGTGGGACGCGTCAGCGCGTCTGATCCGCTGGTTCGAGCTGGCCGGCTGGGCGCGCGACGTCCGCTGGCCGAGCGCGGAGCGGATCTCCCGTCGCAGGGTGGACTAG
- a CDS encoding alpha/beta hydrolase → MAAAWAKVAVGGLATGALVATLGTLGARAAARSIRSNPDPYPWDAVRREPVGEELAVDRPDGTRLHVVVAGDGPTVVLAHGFAVTSVEWSIVWDRLLAAGYRVVAFDQRGHGRSTIGADGIGSLPMAEDYLAVLEAVDARDAVLVGHSMGGFLALRGVLDVPGLRDRLSGLVLFSTFAGDVLRDAPQNQLQIPLLQRGILQRLAASDTLGTLFGASVCGDTPSPAMVDVFRETFLAQDHQALLPILAAFAEEDRYDRLGEIDLPTVVVCGRSDRTTPPQHSERLAAGIPGARAEWVDGKGHMLNWESPESLVAAVVSLSALTTPTE, encoded by the coding sequence ATGGCAGCAGCGTGGGCGAAGGTGGCAGTCGGTGGGCTCGCGACGGGAGCACTCGTCGCCACCCTGGGGACGCTGGGCGCCCGTGCGGCGGCCCGGTCGATCCGGTCGAACCCGGACCCCTACCCGTGGGACGCGGTCCGGCGGGAGCCGGTCGGCGAGGAGCTCGCCGTGGACCGGCCCGACGGCACCCGGCTCCACGTCGTCGTGGCGGGCGACGGACCCACGGTCGTCCTCGCGCACGGCTTCGCGGTGACCAGCGTCGAGTGGAGCATCGTGTGGGACCGGCTGCTCGCGGCCGGGTACCGGGTGGTCGCGTTCGACCAGCGCGGACACGGCCGGTCCACCATCGGCGCGGACGGGATCGGCTCGCTGCCGATGGCCGAGGACTACCTGGCGGTGCTCGAGGCCGTGGACGCCCGTGACGCCGTCCTGGTCGGTCACTCGATGGGCGGCTTCCTGGCGCTGCGCGGCGTACTCGACGTGCCGGGGCTACGGGACCGACTGTCGGGCCTGGTGCTGTTCTCCACGTTCGCGGGGGACGTCCTTCGGGACGCGCCGCAGAACCAGCTGCAGATCCCGCTGCTGCAGCGCGGGATCCTGCAGCGGCTCGCCGCGTCGGACACCCTCGGGACCCTGTTCGGGGCCTCGGTGTGCGGGGACACCCCGTCCCCCGCGATGGTGGACGTGTTCCGCGAGACGTTCCTCGCCCAGGACCACCAGGCCCTGCTGCCCATCCTCGCGGCCTTCGCGGAGGAGGACCGCTACGACCGCCTCGGCGAGATCGACCTGCCGACCGTGGTGGTGTGCGGTCGCTCGGACCGGACCACCCCGCCGCAGCACTCCGAGCGGCTCGCCGCGGGCATCCCGGGCGCCCGGGCGGAGTGGGTGGACGGCAAGGGCCACATGCTCAACTGGGAGAGCCCGGAGTCCCTGGTCGCGGCCGTCGTCTCCCTGTCCGCCCTCACCACCCCGACGGAATGA
- a CDS encoding alpha/beta fold hydrolase, which yields MSTSAVGPGSARVVMAAGIDTVVHDAGAGDPVLLLHGSGPGVTAWANWRLTIPALAHRFRVVAPDVVGFGDTRRPPGVTYDLDTWTAHAVGVLDALGIESAHVVGNSFGGALALSLAVRHPDRVRRLALMGAVGVRFDITPGLDAVWGYEPSVEAMRGLLDLFAYDRDLVSDDLAQLRYEASIRPGIQEAYAAMFPAPRQRWVDAMTVDEDLVAAIPHETLVVHGRDDLIIPMSNSLRLLELIDRSQLHVFGRCGHWTQIEHAERFNRLVGDFFSEP from the coding sequence ATGTCGACGTCGGCGGTGGGTCCGGGGTCAGCGCGGGTGGTCATGGCGGCGGGGATCGACACGGTCGTCCACGACGCAGGAGCGGGCGACCCGGTGCTGCTGCTGCACGGGTCGGGTCCGGGGGTGACCGCCTGGGCGAACTGGCGGTTGACGATCCCCGCGCTGGCACACCGGTTCCGGGTCGTCGCCCCCGACGTCGTCGGCTTCGGCGACACCCGGCGACCACCGGGTGTCACGTACGACCTGGACACCTGGACCGCCCACGCCGTGGGCGTGCTGGACGCGCTGGGCATCGAGTCCGCGCACGTGGTGGGGAACTCCTTCGGCGGCGCGCTGGCGCTGTCGCTTGCGGTCCGGCACCCGGACCGAGTGCGCCGGCTTGCGCTCATGGGCGCGGTCGGGGTTCGGTTCGACATCACGCCGGGGCTCGACGCGGTGTGGGGGTACGAGCCGTCGGTCGAGGCCATGCGGGGGCTGCTCGACCTGTTCGCGTACGACCGCGACCTGGTCAGCGACGACCTGGCGCAGCTGCGGTACGAGGCGAGCATCCGACCGGGCATCCAGGAGGCGTACGCCGCCATGTTCCCCGCCCCTCGCCAGCGCTGGGTGGACGCGATGACCGTCGACGAGGACCTGGTCGCGGCGATCCCGCACGAGACCCTCGTCGTGCACGGCCGCGACGACCTCATCATCCCGATGTCCAACTCGCTGCGACTGCTGGAGCTGATCGACCGGTCCCAGCTGCACGTTTTCGGCCGGTGCGGCCATTGGACCCAGATCGAGCACGCGGAGCGGTTCAACCGGCTGGTCGGCGACTTCTTCTCCGAGCCCTGA
- a CDS encoding serine hydrolase encodes MTARRTRRLTAALSAGALVVGLALAGGAPATAETDVPPPLWTATPVTQANIDLAVSRLDGLVADLMQKTGLPGLAVAVVHGDDVLYAKGFGVRNTTTGEPVDKDTVFQLASLSKSVGASVVAGAVGRGIVSWGDPVQKYLPWFTLESPYVGRTVTVGDLYSHRSGLPDHAGDTLEDLGYSRNEILRRLRYLPLSPFRITYDYTNFGLTAAGEAVAVAADTSWGQLSRDLLYTPLGMSSTSSSFAEFRSRTNRADGHVRLADGRWVPRYVRNPDPQSPAGGVSSNVVDLARWMQMEMAGGTYRGERIVAAAPLYEAQSPQIRSSHVNPPAFRSGSYGYGMNVGVDGTGRVRLSHSGAFNQGAGTAYSMLPSERLGIVTLGNGSAIGVPEALNESFMDIVETGEVQRDWLALVTPTFANFYVNPSFLAGKTPPANATPSRPLSAYAGAYRNDFYGTARVVQKNGRLVLELGPAPKPKRYPMTSWGGNLFSYIPTGEQALGISAIRFKVRDGRATSMVVENLENSARTFTR; translated from the coding sequence ATGACCGCTCGACGCACCCGTCGGCTGACCGCCGCCCTGTCCGCCGGCGCACTCGTCGTCGGCCTCGCCCTCGCGGGCGGCGCCCCCGCGACCGCGGAGACGGACGTACCGCCACCGCTGTGGACCGCCACCCCGGTGACCCAGGCGAACATCGACCTGGCCGTCAGCCGGCTCGACGGTCTGGTCGCCGACCTGATGCAGAAGACCGGCCTGCCCGGCCTCGCGGTCGCGGTCGTGCATGGCGACGACGTGCTCTACGCCAAGGGCTTCGGTGTCCGCAACACCACAACAGGCGAGCCGGTCGACAAGGACACCGTGTTCCAGCTGGCGTCGCTGTCCAAGTCCGTGGGCGCCTCGGTCGTGGCCGGCGCGGTGGGCCGGGGCATCGTGTCGTGGGGCGACCCGGTCCAGAAGTACCTGCCCTGGTTCACCCTGGAGTCGCCGTACGTCGGGCGGACGGTGACGGTGGGCGACCTCTACTCACACCGCAGCGGGCTGCCCGACCACGCAGGCGACACGCTGGAGGACCTGGGCTACTCGCGCAACGAGATCCTGCGCCGCCTGCGCTACCTGCCGCTGAGCCCGTTCCGGATCACCTACGACTACACCAACTTCGGCCTGACCGCGGCGGGCGAGGCGGTCGCGGTGGCGGCCGACACGTCCTGGGGGCAGCTGTCACGCGACCTGCTGTACACGCCGCTGGGCATGTCCTCGACGTCGTCGTCGTTCGCCGAGTTCCGGTCGCGCACCAACCGCGCCGACGGGCACGTGCGGCTCGCCGACGGCCGCTGGGTGCCGCGCTACGTGCGCAACCCCGACCCCCAGTCCCCCGCCGGTGGGGTCAGCAGCAACGTCGTCGACCTGGCCAGGTGGATGCAGATGGAGATGGCCGGCGGCACCTACCGGGGCGAGCGCATCGTCGCGGCCGCCCCGCTGTACGAGGCCCAGTCGCCGCAGATCCGCTCCTCCCATGTGAACCCGCCCGCATTCCGGTCCGGCTCCTACGGGTACGGGATGAACGTGGGCGTGGACGGCACCGGCCGGGTCCGGCTGTCCCACTCCGGCGCGTTCAACCAGGGCGCCGGGACGGCGTACTCGATGCTTCCCTCGGAGCGACTGGGCATCGTCACGCTGGGCAACGGCAGCGCGATCGGCGTCCCCGAGGCCCTGAACGAGTCGTTCATGGACATCGTGGAGACCGGCGAGGTCCAGCGCGACTGGCTGGCACTGGTGACCCCCACCTTCGCGAACTTCTACGTCAACCCGAGCTTCCTCGCCGGCAAGACACCGCCGGCGAACGCGACGCCGTCGAGGCCGCTGTCCGCGTACGCGGGCGCGTACCGCAACGACTTCTACGGCACCGCACGCGTGGTACAGAAGAACGGCCGCCTGGTGCTGGAGCTGGGTCCGGCGCCCAAGCCCAAGCGGTACCCGATGACGAGCTGGGGCGGGAACCTGTTCTCCTACATCCCGACCGGGGAGCAGGCGCTGGGCATCTCGGCCATCAGGTTCAAGGTCCGCGACGGGCGGGCGACGTCGATGGTGGTCGAGAACCTGGAGAACAGCGCGCGCACCTTCACCCGGTGA
- a CDS encoding acyltransferase, whose amino-acid sequence MRLLRRPPVARAVAETPPTRDRVVDAARAAALSVVVVGHGVMAVVAWPDGVPVLGNLLAAYPWTQALTWVLQIMPLFFWAGGAAGALSLRTRRERGLTYAAWLWGRGQRLLRPVWPYLAVMSAVAASVTWLAPDEVAEPLLALVTQLLWFLGAYLLVTALLPVLVPSDNRGLVLRLVLLVGATALVEAGRFSWGWPEYAALANFALVWSVPAVLGAARARGVFDGVGPAALAGIAIVTAAIDAALIALGPWPVSMVGMPGEPVSNIAPPTLVLALHCIVLAVLVQALDRPLTRLLHRPRAWRATVAVNLTAMTIYLWHLPVLIGLTALTHYLGLDRPVTLDAHGFPVPDGWWFALGSLVFWAVYLSLVVVVVLALWPLEYARLPLWDSPTRLPAPRPGTAAAVALVATVLVGAATLALSATGLAGFPTATLTYSGVPLNPALSLAVLVGGGLALRWAGGPRRDPTAATARSAPATGPAVT is encoded by the coding sequence GTGCGCCTGCTGCGTCGGCCGCCGGTGGCGCGGGCCGTCGCCGAGACACCCCCGACCCGTGACCGCGTCGTCGACGCCGCGCGGGCGGCCGCACTGTCCGTCGTGGTGGTCGGCCACGGGGTCATGGCCGTGGTCGCCTGGCCGGACGGCGTCCCCGTGCTGGGCAACCTGCTCGCCGCCTACCCGTGGACCCAGGCGCTGACCTGGGTCCTGCAGATCATGCCGCTGTTCTTCTGGGCGGGCGGGGCGGCCGGCGCGCTGTCGCTGCGGACGCGCCGCGAGCGCGGCCTGACGTACGCCGCCTGGCTGTGGGGCCGCGGGCAGCGACTGCTCCGACCGGTGTGGCCCTACCTGGCGGTGATGTCTGCGGTGGCCGCGTCGGTCACCTGGCTGGCTCCCGACGAGGTCGCCGAGCCGCTGCTGGCGCTGGTGACGCAGCTGCTGTGGTTCCTCGGCGCGTACCTGCTCGTCACGGCACTGCTGCCGGTGCTGGTCCCGTCCGACAACCGCGGCCTGGTGCTGAGGCTGGTGCTGCTGGTGGGCGCCACCGCACTGGTGGAGGCCGGCCGGTTCTCGTGGGGATGGCCGGAGTACGCGGCCCTGGCGAACTTCGCGCTGGTGTGGTCGGTCCCGGCCGTCCTCGGGGCGGCCCGCGCCCGCGGCGTCTTCGACGGCGTCGGCCCGGCAGCACTCGCCGGGATCGCGATCGTGACCGCCGCGATCGACGCCGCACTCATCGCGCTCGGACCGTGGCCGGTGTCCATGGTCGGGATGCCGGGTGAGCCGGTGTCCAACATCGCGCCGCCCACCCTGGTGCTGGCGCTGCACTGCATCGTGCTGGCCGTGCTGGTCCAGGCGCTCGACCGGCCGCTCACGCGGCTCCTGCACCGACCTCGGGCCTGGCGGGCCACGGTGGCCGTCAACCTGACCGCGATGACCATCTACCTGTGGCACCTGCCGGTGCTGATCGGGCTCACGGCACTCACCCACTATCTCGGGCTGGACCGGCCGGTGACGCTCGACGCCCACGGGTTCCCGGTCCCGGACGGGTGGTGGTTCGCCCTGGGGTCGCTGGTGTTCTGGGCGGTCTACCTGTCGCTGGTCGTCGTGGTCGTGCTCGCGCTGTGGCCGCTGGAGTACGCGCGGCTGCCGCTGTGGGACTCCCCCACCCGGCTGCCGGCCCCCCGGCCCGGGACAGCGGCAGCCGTGGCCCTCGTGGCCACGGTGCTCGTCGGGGCGGCCACGCTGGCGCTGTCGGCGACCGGCCTGGCGGGGTTCCCCACGGCCACGCTCACGTACTCCGGCGTGCCCCTCAACCCGGCCCTGTCACTAGCCGTTCTGGTCGGCGGGGGGTTGGCGCTGCGGTGGGCCGGCGGCCCCCGCCGGGACCCGACAGCGGCCACCGCGCGGTCCGCCCCCGCGACCGGCCCGGCCGTCACGTAG
- a CDS encoding MarR family transcriptional regulator — MTRWLTDDEQAAWRALVAVMTRLTGALDRQLQHDAGMPHAYYGVLVRLSEAPGRALRMHEIARELDYSPSRLSHAVARMEAAGWVERRPCREDRRSTWCVLTDEGFRVLEESAPGHVEAVREHVIDALTPAQVRQLRAICEAIMATMDAPAAPDECDEAS, encoded by the coding sequence ATGACCCGCTGGCTCACCGACGACGAGCAGGCCGCCTGGCGCGCGCTGGTGGCGGTGATGACCCGGCTCACCGGGGCGCTGGACCGGCAACTGCAGCACGACGCCGGGATGCCGCACGCCTACTACGGGGTCCTGGTGCGGCTGTCCGAGGCCCCCGGCCGCGCGCTGCGGATGCACGAGATCGCCCGCGAGCTGGACTACTCCCCCAGTCGTCTGTCGCACGCGGTCGCCCGGATGGAGGCGGCCGGCTGGGTCGAGCGGCGCCCCTGCCGGGAGGACCGCCGCAGCACCTGGTGCGTCCTCACCGACGAGGGCTTCCGGGTGCTCGAGGAGAGCGCGCCGGGGCACGTGGAGGCCGTACGCGAGCACGTCATCGACGCGCTCACGCCGGCGCAGGTGCGCCAGCTACGGGCGATCTGCGAGGCGATCATGGCGACGATGGACGCCCCGGCCGCACCCGACGAGTGCGACGAGGCGTCGTAG
- a CDS encoding VOC family protein, translated as MPVQRLNHAVLFVSDVDRSAEFYRGVLGFRTVMEIPGRAVFLQAEGSTNDHDLGLFGLGPGAGPSGAGRSTVGLYHLAWEVDTLAELERIATALAERGALVGATDHSTTKAVYAMDPDGLEFEVSWLVPADHVTDELVRARSTNRPLDLAKEIARYGADTRGGVGVSVPA; from the coding sequence GTGCCCGTGCAGCGTCTCAACCACGCCGTGCTCTTCGTCTCCGACGTGGACCGCAGCGCCGAGTTCTACCGCGGCGTCCTGGGGTTCCGCACCGTGATGGAGATCCCCGGGCGCGCGGTCTTCCTGCAGGCGGAGGGCTCCACCAACGACCACGACCTCGGCCTGTTCGGCCTGGGTCCCGGCGCGGGCCCCTCGGGTGCCGGTCGCAGCACCGTGGGGCTGTACCACCTGGCCTGGGAGGTCGACACCCTGGCCGAGCTGGAGCGCATCGCGACCGCGTTGGCGGAGCGCGGCGCGCTGGTCGGCGCGACCGACCACTCCACGACGAAGGCGGTGTACGCGATGGACCCCGACGGCCTGGAGTTCGAGGTGAGCTGGCTGGTGCCCGCCGACCACGTGACCGACGAGCTGGTGCGCGCCCGGTCCACCAACCGCCCGCTGGACCTGGCGAAGGAGATCGCCCGCTACGGCGCTGACACCCGCGGCGGCGTGGGCGTGTCCGTGCCGGCCTGA
- a CDS encoding acVLRF1 family peptidyl-tRNA hydrolase, translating into MTHRRLEIPANRLERWVDGFRERHGDVGCSRTDGDVRLDAADGAIAVLAVSEVLGGPAEREVPGLEFGPTQAARALAAAVLAPRVSAVLLVRRGGWAVAVVEPDGVRASKVGTRYVQGRTAAGGWSQQRFARRRDKQTDELVGAAAQAAERVLLPALPVDRLVTGGDRPLVDRVLERPPLRLLAALPRGAHLQVGDPRAATVAELPDLLTRVPVLLDQPDP; encoded by the coding sequence GTGACGCACCGCCGGCTGGAGATCCCGGCGAACCGGTTGGAGCGCTGGGTCGACGGTTTCCGTGAGCGGCACGGCGACGTCGGCTGCTCCCGGACCGACGGTGACGTCCGGCTCGACGCCGCCGACGGCGCGATCGCGGTGCTGGCCGTGTCGGAGGTCCTGGGGGGTCCTGCCGAGCGTGAGGTCCCCGGCCTCGAGTTCGGCCCGACGCAGGCCGCCCGCGCCCTCGCTGCTGCCGTGCTCGCCCCCCGCGTGAGCGCCGTGCTCCTGGTCCGCCGCGGCGGCTGGGCGGTCGCGGTGGTCGAACCCGACGGCGTACGCGCCTCGAAGGTCGGCACCCGCTACGTCCAGGGCCGCACGGCGGCGGGGGGCTGGTCGCAGCAGCGGTTCGCCCGCCGTCGGGACAAGCAGACCGACGAGCTGGTGGGTGCCGCCGCCCAGGCCGCGGAGCGGGTGCTGCTCCCGGCCCTGCCGGTGGACCGGCTGGTCACGGGCGGGGACCGGCCGCTGGTGGACCGGGTGCTGGAGCGGCCCCCGCTGCGGCTGCTCGCGGCGCTCCCCCGCGGAGCCCACCTGCAGGTGGGTGACCCCCGGGCGGCGACCGTGGCCGAGCTGCCCGACCTGCTGACCCGGGTGCCGGTGCTCCTGGACCAGCCGGACCCCTGA
- a CDS encoding glycoside hydrolase family 3 N-terminal domain-containing protein yields the protein MPSAVRPGRRPSTARALPAVLVLALGLTLTTAACSGSEDAAAPSGPGGTPTPVDDGAPGASTVASGETTAAAESATASVAESATPTRTCPAAASLPLRQRLQQTLMVWADGSAGSVPGVLTNPDVLIGGVFVGGNDTAGLEAGEFAALAERPVPPLVAVDDEGGQVQRIDGVVGDMPSAEDQADGMTPAEVRGMARDRGRALAELGITVDLAPVVDLNDGDSGGVIGDRAYSDDPDVVVDYAGAFARGLQQAGILPTLKHFPGHGRAQGDSHQTLPTTPPWASVQAQDLLPYEALLDRPGPWAVMVGHLVVPGLTTEGRPASLDPAVYRYLREDLGFDGLVMTDELSGMKAVSASYGPADAAAAALAAGADLLLMAAPGDLTELLDRLETQVIAGELSEQRVTDAADHVLAAKTCRP from the coding sequence ATGCCCTCCGCGGTCCGACCCGGTCGTCGCCCGTCGACCGCGCGCGCGCTGCCGGCGGTGCTGGTGCTGGCCCTCGGCCTCACCCTCACGACGGCGGCCTGCTCGGGGTCCGAGGACGCAGCCGCGCCGAGCGGCCCGGGTGGTACGCCGACGCCCGTGGACGACGGCGCGCCGGGTGCGTCGACCGTTGCGTCGGGAGAGACCACCGCGGCCGCGGAGTCGGCCACGGCGTCGGTCGCCGAGTCGGCCACCCCGACCCGGACCTGCCCCGCCGCCGCGTCCCTGCCGCTTCGCCAGCGGCTGCAGCAGACCCTGATGGTCTGGGCGGACGGGTCGGCCGGGTCCGTGCCCGGCGTGCTCACCAATCCCGACGTCCTCATCGGCGGGGTGTTCGTCGGGGGCAACGACACCGCGGGGCTGGAGGCGGGTGAGTTCGCCGCGCTGGCGGAGCGGCCCGTGCCGCCGCTGGTGGCCGTGGACGACGAGGGTGGTCAGGTCCAGCGCATCGACGGCGTGGTCGGCGACATGCCCAGCGCGGAGGACCAGGCGGACGGCATGACCCCGGCCGAGGTCCGCGGGATGGCGCGCGACCGGGGCCGCGCCCTCGCGGAGCTGGGCATCACCGTGGACCTCGCGCCGGTGGTCGACCTCAACGACGGCGACTCCGGCGGCGTCATCGGCGACCGCGCCTACTCCGACGACCCCGACGTGGTCGTCGACTACGCCGGTGCCTTCGCCCGTGGCCTGCAGCAGGCCGGGATCCTCCCGACCCTCAAGCACTTCCCGGGGCACGGTCGTGCGCAGGGGGACTCCCACCAGACCCTGCCGACCACGCCGCCGTGGGCCTCGGTGCAGGCCCAGGACCTGCTGCCGTACGAGGCGCTGCTCGACCGACCCGGCCCGTGGGCGGTGATGGTCGGCCATCTCGTCGTCCCGGGCCTGACGACCGAGGGTCGGCCGGCATCCCTCGACCCGGCGGTCTACCGCTACCTGCGCGAGGACCTCGGTTTCGACGGGTTGGTCATGACCGACGAGCTGAGCGGCATGAAGGCCGTGTCCGCGTCCTACGGGCCCGCGGACGCCGCCGCAGCGGCGCTCGCAGCCGGAGCCGACCTGCTGCTGATGGCCGCACCCGGCGACCTGACTGAGCTGCTGGACCGACTGGAGACGCAGGTGATCGCCGGCGAGCTGTCCGAGCAGCGCGTGACCGACGCGGCCGACCACGTCCTCGCGGCCAAGACCTGCCGCCCCTGA